In Ignavibacteriales bacterium, the following proteins share a genomic window:
- the rsmI gene encoding 16S rRNA (cytidine(1402)-2'-O)-methyltransferase, whose protein sequence is MSESIHDGTLYLVATPIGNLEDITYRAVKILASVDLIAAEDTRKTKILLDHYNISKPMMSYYSYNEQARAPQLIEKLLSGQSIALVSDAGTPGISDPAFHVVQQALENGISIIPIPGPTAFITALIASGLPTDRFVFEGFLPIKKGRKTKFESWKSESRTIIMYESPHRIIKTLSDIQTYLGSRNVVVARELTKKFEEIVRGPVQTVLTELSKKSPRGEYVVIIEGAPKYSDAATDTE, encoded by the coding sequence ATGTCGGAGTCCATTCACGATGGCACTCTTTACCTCGTCGCCACTCCCATCGGCAATTTAGAAGATATCACGTACCGGGCAGTGAAGATACTGGCATCAGTCGATCTTATTGCTGCGGAAGATACACGTAAGACAAAAATACTGCTTGATCATTACAACATCAGCAAACCAATGATGAGCTACTATAGCTATAATGAACAGGCACGTGCACCGCAATTGATCGAGAAATTGCTTTCCGGTCAATCCATCGCACTTGTTTCCGATGCCGGAACACCGGGAATTTCGGATCCTGCGTTTCATGTTGTTCAGCAAGCGCTGGAAAATGGAATATCCATTATTCCCATCCCTGGTCCAACCGCGTTTATCACGGCGCTCATTGCCAGCGGTTTGCCGACAGACCGTTTTGTGTTCGAAGGATTCCTTCCGATAAAAAAGGGACGCAAGACGAAGTTTGAATCATGGAAATCCGAATCCCGGACGATCATCATGTACGAATCGCCGCATCGTATCATCAAAACGCTCTCCGATATTCAGACCTATCTTGGCAGCCGCAATGTTGTCGTTGCTCGCGAGTTGACAAAAAAATTTGAAGAGATTGTGCGCGGCCCCGTGCAAACTGTTCTCACAGAACTATCCAAAAAATCTCCGCGTGGCGAGTATGTTGTTATTATCGAAGGTGCTCCGAAATATTCGGATGCTGCTACCGATACCGAGTGA
- a CDS encoding NAD+ synthase, translating into METSQRAHRADLKLNTTIVRELLVRFIKDQTTNAGFTKAVIGVSGGVDSAVSAALAAEALGKENVLGVMIPYRTSNPKSVEDATLVIQTMGIQSELVDISKMVDGYCEDNKITDALRRGNVMARMRMIVLYDLSAREKALVIGTSNKTEILVGYGTQHGDLASAINPLGDLYKSQIWQLAEAIGVPKQVIEKAPSADLWEGQTDEKEMGVTYAKLDALLYEMIDERHSDEELVKMGFDAAFIQKIRVMIQKNQFKRRPPVIAKVSYRTVNVDFRYVRDWGI; encoded by the coding sequence ATGGAAACCTCGCAGCGTGCACATCGGGCAGATCTGAAACTCAACACAACAATTGTGCGGGAACTGCTCGTGAGATTCATCAAAGACCAGACAACGAATGCCGGATTCACCAAAGCAGTTATAGGCGTTTCCGGCGGTGTTGATTCGGCCGTGTCGGCGGCACTTGCGGCAGAAGCCCTCGGCAAAGAAAATGTGCTCGGTGTCATGATACCGTACCGCACAAGCAATCCGAAAAGTGTGGAAGATGCAACGTTAGTCATTCAGACCATGGGTATTCAATCAGAATTAGTCGATATCAGCAAGATGGTAGACGGGTATTGTGAGGATAATAAAATCACGGATGCACTTCGCCGCGGCAACGTCATGGCGCGTATGCGGATGATTGTGCTCTACGATCTTTCCGCACGCGAAAAAGCGCTCGTCATCGGCACGAGCAACAAGACAGAAATTTTAGTCGGATACGGGACACAGCACGGCGATCTTGCAAGCGCGATCAATCCGCTGGGCGATCTCTATAAATCGCAGATCTGGCAGCTTGCCGAAGCGATTGGAGTTCCGAAACAGGTGATCGAGAAAGCTCCTTCGGCTGATTTATGGGAAGGACAAACCGATGAAAAAGAAATGGGTGTCACGTACGCCAAACTCGATGCATTGTTGTACGAGATGATCGACGAACGGCATTCCGATGAAGAATTAGTGAAAATGGGATTTGATGCAGCATTCATCCAGAAGATTCGCGTTATGATTCAGAAAAATCAATTTAAACGCCGTCCGCCGGTAATCGCAAAAGTTTCATACCGCACCGTCAATGTCGATTTCCGCTATGTAAGAGATTGGGGAATATAA
- a CDS encoding NAD(P)/FAD-dependent oxidoreductase yields MNTDVIIIGAGAAGLMCAIEAGKRGRSVLVVDHNKKIGEKIRISGGGKCNFTNRNVNPSNFISQNPHFCKSALARYTPTDFISLIEKHCIHYHERKHGQLFCDGSAEQIIHMLVKECQSVGVTVQTDSKVKRITQLEDGFELITDHSTLITAHLVIATGGLSIPKMGATNYGLKIAEQFGINIIPPKPGLVPLKFDSKDFNSFQELSGVSLDAEVSYKGISFRENILLTHRGLSGPAILQISSYWNPGDSLSVNLLPDIDALDLLKTHHHSKKQPATILEQFLPASFTKAWFAQRGESKPMNRYSTDDLKSIAASLTNWLLVPTGTEGYAKAEVTIGGVDTNELSSKTMESKRIPGLFFIGEVVDVSGWLGGYNFQWAWSSGWAAGQVV; encoded by the coding sequence ATGAATACAGATGTTATCATCATTGGAGCAGGCGCAGCAGGACTCATGTGCGCTATCGAAGCCGGCAAGCGAGGACGCTCCGTCCTTGTTGTAGATCATAATAAGAAGATCGGCGAGAAAATCCGAATCTCCGGCGGCGGCAAATGCAACTTCACAAACAGAAATGTGAATCCGTCGAATTTCATCTCACAGAATCCACACTTCTGTAAATCTGCATTAGCACGATATACACCGACAGATTTTATTTCGCTGATTGAAAAACATTGCATTCACTATCACGAGAGGAAACACGGCCAACTCTTCTGCGATGGAAGTGCGGAACAAATCATCCACATGCTCGTAAAAGAATGCCAGAGCGTCGGAGTTACTGTTCAGACCGACTCGAAGGTTAAAAGAATCACACAGCTGGAAGATGGCTTCGAATTGATCACTGATCACTCCACATTGATCACTGCTCATCTTGTCATCGCTACCGGCGGACTTTCGATTCCAAAGATGGGCGCAACAAATTACGGCCTCAAAATTGCTGAACAATTCGGCATCAATATCATTCCACCAAAGCCGGGGCTCGTGCCATTAAAATTCGATTCAAAAGATTTCAATTCATTTCAAGAACTGAGCGGTGTTTCGCTTGATGCTGAAGTGAGTTACAAGGGAATTTCATTCCGGGAAAACATTTTGCTTACACATCGCGGTTTAAGCGGTCCTGCTATTTTACAGATTTCATCTTACTGGAATCCCGGAGATTCTCTATCAGTCAACCTTCTTCCAGACATTGACGCTCTCGACTTGTTGAAAACACATCATCATAGCAAAAAACAGCCCGCAACGATCCTGGAACAATTTCTCCCTGCGAGCTTTACGAAAGCGTGGTTTGCACAAAGAGGAGAATCGAAACCGATGAATCGATATTCGACAGATGACTTGAAATCGATTGCCGCATCGCTTACGAACTGGCTTCTTGTTCCGACCGGAACAGAAGGCTATGCAAAAGCTGAAGTGACTATCGGCGGCGTCGACACGAATGAACTCTCTTCAAAAACCATGGAATCAAAAAGAATCCCCGGTCTTTTTTTTATTGGCGAAGTGGTTGATGTGAGCGGTTGGCTTGGAGGGTACAATTTTCAGTGGGCCTGGTCATCCGGATGGGCGGCGGGACAGGTGGTGTGA
- a CDS encoding alpha/beta fold hydrolase produces MHLHYTAYGSESLPALIILHGLLGSSDNWHSFGKIFGERFRTFIPDARNHGRSPHSDVFNYQAMAEDVVEFMMQHCIPSTSLMGHSMGGKTAALAALLHPELVDKLIVVDIAPRSYQAQHDQVFNALTSLDLNAFRYRKDIDEALALKIPEASVRQFLMKNLMRDDSGLFHWRLNLDAIEKNYAQINEELPRDRQFQGPALFIRGENSEYIQMEDLPFIGQIFPKAELVTVKNAGHWVHVDAPEEFSDTVLDFLSF; encoded by the coding sequence ATGCATCTTCACTATACTGCATATGGTTCGGAGTCATTACCGGCGCTCATCATACTTCATGGATTATTAGGCTCGTCAGATAATTGGCATTCATTTGGAAAAATATTTGGCGAGCGCTTTCGCACATTTATTCCAGATGCCCGAAATCATGGACGTTCACCGCATAGCGATGTGTTCAACTACCAGGCGATGGCAGAGGATGTAGTAGAGTTTATGATGCAGCATTGCATTCCTTCAACTTCGTTGATGGGGCATTCCATGGGTGGAAAAACTGCAGCGCTTGCGGCATTGCTTCATCCGGAACTTGTTGATAAACTCATTGTTGTAGATATCGCACCGAGATCATATCAAGCACAACACGACCAAGTTTTTAATGCTTTGACTTCTCTCGATTTGAATGCCTTTCGATATCGGAAAGACATCGATGAAGCACTTGCTTTGAAGATTCCTGAAGCGTCGGTCCGGCAATTTCTCATGAAGAATCTGATGCGGGATGACTCCGGCTTGTTTCATTGGAGACTGAACCTTGATGCAATTGAAAAGAACTATGCACAGATCAATGAAGAACTTCCGCGAGATCGTCAATTTCAAGGTCCGGCACTTTTTATCCGTGGTGAGAACTCAGAGTATATCCAAATGGAAGATTTACCATTCATCGGCCAAATTTTTCCAAAAGCGGAGCTTGTCACTGTCAAAAACGCAGGCCATTGGGTGCATGTGGACGCACCAGAAGAATTTTCCGATACGGTTCTCGACTTCTTGTCTTTCTAA
- a CDS encoding insulinase family protein encodes MKLTLSIQLFLLLVLVMTSPNAPASEFKKGETFHGFKLLEKRFVKEVNAECLYFEHIKSGARLLKIAANDPNKTFSIAFKTDPESDAGTPHIMEHSLLNGSKNFPVKSPFDQLMKGSLITFLNAFTGNDLTCFPFASINDKDYFNVMHVYLDAVFNPLVVSDPRILKQEGWHYEMDSVKAPLVYKGVVYNEMKGSYSNPTRELNYQIYKNLFPNNGYRFTAGGYPQAIPQLTYDKFVKFYKKYYHPVNSYIMLYGNADLDQELAYIDKDYLSKYDKASCPKSFPIQKPFSKMKEVTAFYATAEGSKAENQTYLTFNVVAGLNTDRATTMALNILCDLLVNQEAAPIRLALQKAGIGQDVNASVDELQQNVFQIQVQNANPTDKKKFFDIVMSTLHEVVKNGLDKKAVEGAINRTEFQLREGNDAQKGITYNFQILPGWFFADDPFLTLEYEKPLAKVKTALDSKYFESVIQNYIIKNPHALLLVLEPKPGLEKENNAKTERELKKYRAALSVKAKERLVKETQELVEYQKRENTPEALATIPLLERKDINPKATWYAVEEQTVSDVPVLYHEEFTNDVVYTRMHFDLRALPADLIPYAALLAEVLGSQNTDNYSFGDLDIALNTHTGGFNASIATYLESNSDTLMIPKFVLNAKVMNTKTAKLFELLTEITNHTRYADIERLKSIVTRHQARLDAQVKQDGYGYARRRLLSYFTNTGMLNELINGFEYYWFVTDLATNFDKKSKEISEKLAQTASLLFKKGNFVTALTCGKNDMPAVTQEFTKYANALSPGKEELKTWKFTFEKKNEGFLTASKVQYVMKGYDFKQLGYSWNGKIHVLSQILSSDWLQNRIRVIGGAYGGFSNFSKNGQVIFSSYRDPNLKESLDNYDAIPDYLDKLEVTDKEMTRYIIGTIAGLDHPLTPSQKGDVAVRYYLEKSKPEDQQHERDEVIGTTLSDIKAMRKMVADVLAQKVICVYGNEEKVKAQKDLFGKIEQITH; translated from the coding sequence ATGAAGCTCACACTATCCATTCAATTGTTTCTACTACTGGTTCTTGTTATGACGTCTCCTAATGCTCCAGCTAGTGAATTCAAGAAGGGAGAAACCTTCCACGGGTTTAAGCTCCTCGAGAAACGTTTCGTGAAGGAAGTAAATGCCGAATGTCTTTACTTCGAACATATAAAAAGCGGGGCGCGCCTTCTTAAAATAGCTGCAAATGATCCGAATAAAACATTCAGCATTGCATTCAAGACAGACCCGGAATCTGATGCAGGTACACCACACATCATGGAGCATTCCCTACTGAATGGCTCTAAGAACTTTCCTGTGAAAAGTCCGTTTGATCAGCTGATGAAGGGATCGCTGATAACGTTTCTCAATGCATTTACCGGTAATGACCTTACGTGTTTTCCCTTTGCAAGTATAAACGACAAGGATTACTTCAATGTCATGCATGTCTATTTAGATGCCGTATTCAATCCTCTCGTAGTGAGTGATCCTCGCATTTTAAAACAAGAAGGCTGGCATTATGAGATGGACTCGGTGAAGGCTCCTCTTGTCTATAAAGGGGTTGTCTATAACGAAATGAAAGGTTCCTATTCCAATCCGACGCGAGAATTGAATTATCAAATCTATAAGAACCTTTTTCCGAACAACGGATATCGGTTTACTGCAGGCGGGTATCCGCAAGCGATTCCACAATTGACATACGATAAGTTCGTGAAGTTTTACAAGAAATATTACCACCCGGTGAACAGCTATATTATGCTGTACGGTAATGCAGATTTAGACCAAGAACTCGCCTACATCGACAAGGATTATCTCTCAAAATACGATAAAGCTTCCTGTCCAAAAAGTTTTCCTATTCAAAAACCATTTTCAAAGATGAAAGAAGTTACAGCATTCTATGCCACAGCGGAAGGGAGCAAGGCTGAAAATCAAACCTATCTGACCTTCAATGTCGTTGCAGGACTCAATACGGACAGAGCAACCACAATGGCGCTGAACATTTTATGCGATCTTCTCGTGAATCAGGAAGCCGCACCGATCCGGCTGGCATTACAGAAAGCAGGCATCGGTCAGGATGTGAATGCATCTGTGGACGAGCTTCAGCAGAACGTGTTTCAGATCCAGGTGCAGAATGCCAATCCAACGGATAAAAAGAAGTTCTTTGACATTGTCATGTCAACACTTCATGAGGTTGTAAAGAATGGACTGGATAAAAAAGCGGTCGAAGGAGCGATCAACCGCACTGAATTTCAATTGCGTGAAGGGAATGATGCGCAAAAAGGTATTACCTACAATTTCCAGATTCTGCCGGGATGGTTCTTTGCCGATGATCCATTCCTAACTCTGGAATACGAAAAACCACTGGCGAAAGTGAAGACTGCACTCGATAGTAAATACTTTGAATCCGTTATACAAAACTATATCATCAAGAATCCGCATGCACTTCTCTTGGTGCTAGAACCAAAACCGGGTTTGGAAAAAGAGAATAATGCAAAAACCGAGCGGGAGTTAAAGAAATATAGAGCTGCACTTTCTGTAAAAGCAAAGGAACGATTGGTCAAAGAAACTCAGGAATTGGTGGAGTATCAGAAGCGGGAAAATACACCTGAAGCGCTTGCAACGATTCCTCTGCTGGAGAGAAAAGACATCAATCCGAAAGCAACATGGTACGCAGTTGAGGAACAAACCGTTTCAGATGTTCCGGTTTTGTATCATGAAGAATTCACAAACGACGTTGTTTACACGCGAATGCACTTTGACCTGCGCGCTCTGCCTGCGGACTTGATCCCATACGCAGCGCTCCTTGCCGAAGTGCTTGGAAGCCAGAATACAGATAATTATTCTTTTGGTGATTTGGATATAGCATTGAATACCCATACAGGCGGATTTAATGCATCTATCGCTACATACCTGGAGAGCAATAGTGATACCCTGATGATTCCGAAATTTGTGCTCAATGCGAAGGTCATGAACACGAAGACTGCTAAGTTGTTCGAACTACTCACTGAAATCACGAACCACACACGTTATGCAGATATAGAGCGCCTCAAATCAATTGTCACGCGCCATCAAGCAAGGCTCGATGCTCAGGTGAAACAGGATGGGTACGGATATGCTCGGCGGCGACTTCTGTCTTATTTTACCAATACGGGAATGTTGAATGAATTGATAAATGGATTCGAATACTACTGGTTTGTCACGGATCTGGCTACGAACTTCGATAAAAAATCAAAAGAGATCAGCGAGAAACTCGCTCAAACTGCCTCGCTATTGTTCAAGAAAGGCAATTTTGTTACTGCCTTAACGTGCGGAAAGAATGATATGCCGGCTGTCACGCAGGAATTTACAAAGTACGCAAATGCTCTTTCTCCTGGAAAAGAAGAGCTCAAAACCTGGAAGTTTACTTTCGAAAAAAAGAACGAGGGATTTCTTACTGCTTCCAAAGTGCAATATGTAATGAAAGGATATGATTTCAAGCAACTCGGCTATTCCTGGAATGGAAAGATCCATGTACTCAGCCAGATTCTTTCTTCCGATTGGCTGCAAAACCGTATTCGGGTGATTGGAGGTGCGTATGGAGGATTCAGTAATTTTTCAAAAAATGGACAGGTGATATTCAGTTCCTACCGTGATCCAAATCTTAAGGAGAGTCTGGATAATTACGATGCAATTCCTGATTATCTCGACAAACTCGAGGTTACCGACAAAGAGATGACAAGGTACATCATCGGCACAATTGCCGGGTTGGATCATCCATTGACACCTTCACAGAAAGGTGATGTCGCTGTAAGGTACTATTTGGAAAAGTCAAAACCGGAGGATCAACAACACGAACGTGACGAGGTTATTGGGACAACTCTGAGCGATATCAAAGCGATGAGGAAGATGGTTGCGGATGTTCTTGCCCAGAAAGTCATTTGTGTTTACGGAAACGAGGAAAAAGTCAAAGCTCAAAAAGATTTGTTTGGAAAGATTGAACAGATCACTCATTGA
- the asnA gene encoding aspartate--ammonia ligase: MPRGFFIPQGYRPILDLYETEHAIAKIKDFFQLNLALELDLTRMTAPLFVLKGTGVNDDLNGVERPVAFKIRHLKDQEAEVVQSLAKWKRMALADYKVPIGSGIYTDMNAIRSDETLDNLHSLYVDQWDWEKVITAEQRTLTYLQRIVQTIYDVIRRTELYVYHEYPEIKPVLPEEITFIHSEELLKRYPTLTPQEREDAIVREYKAVFIIGIGGKLTDGTKHDGRAPDYDDWTLNGDIFVWNPVTECAFELSSMGIRVDKAALDKQLKLSGQEQRLKLKFHQRLMNDELPLSIGGGIGQSRLCMLYLRKAHVGEIQASIWPEEMIAECKQNNIVLL; this comes from the coding sequence ATGCCGAGAGGCTTCTTTATACCACAAGGATATCGTCCGATTTTAGATTTATATGAGACTGAACACGCCATTGCAAAAATCAAAGATTTTTTTCAATTAAATCTTGCCCTTGAGTTAGATCTTACTCGTATGACAGCTCCATTATTTGTTTTGAAGGGTACCGGAGTAAATGACGATCTAAATGGTGTTGAACGTCCGGTTGCATTCAAAATACGACATTTAAAAGATCAAGAGGCTGAAGTTGTACAATCTCTGGCAAAATGGAAACGGATGGCATTAGCTGATTACAAAGTGCCTATTGGTTCTGGCATTTATACTGATATGAATGCAATTCGTTCAGATGAAACGCTGGATAACCTTCATTCGTTGTATGTCGATCAGTGGGATTGGGAAAAAGTCATCACTGCCGAACAGCGGACGCTGACATATCTTCAAAGGATCGTTCAAACGATTTATGATGTTATTCGCCGTACAGAATTATATGTGTATCATGAATATCCTGAAATCAAGCCGGTTCTTCCGGAAGAAATTACATTCATTCATTCGGAAGAATTACTAAAACGTTATCCAACTTTAACACCGCAGGAGCGGGAGGATGCAATTGTCCGTGAATACAAAGCTGTGTTTATTATTGGCATCGGCGGAAAGCTTACCGACGGAACAAAGCATGATGGACGTGCTCCTGATTACGATGATTGGACTTTGAACGGCGATATTTTTGTTTGGAATCCCGTTACAGAATGCGCCTTTGAGCTGTCATCTATGGGAATCCGTGTTGACAAGGCGGCACTTGATAAACAACTCAAACTATCCGGACAAGAACAGCGTTTGAAATTAAAATTCCATCAACGGCTTATGAATGACGAGCTGCCGCTTTCCATCGGCGGCGGTATCGGCCAGTCACGCTTATGTATGTTGTATCTTCGTAAAGCCCATGTCGGAGAAATTCAAGCAAGCATCTGGCCGGAAGAAATGATCGCAGAATGCAAACAAAACAATATCGTTTTGTTATGA
- a CDS encoding N-6 DNA methylase, translating into MAIDRIAARQQIEKLVQFFESNIYQFKSSTFNETQARGQLIDPFFEALGWDVHNRLMLPLFRQEVMPESRVKTNVGKEVREQEPLFPKKETLGKEYKEYTSILDYIAEDEYKASSKEAVKKPDYRFRIGGQTKFFVEAKKPSVDLVKSQGAIFQVKRYGFSGRVPLAILTDFDEFRTFDCTQRPLFEKPKLGVIHDFDLTYKQYLDRFDLLYDTFSREAVAGGSLEALTKKMMLKRTGDFALDREFLEDLSKWREELARDIAKHPKNRRLLNDYTLNEAVQRILDRIVFIRVCEDREIEVENTLLAILRMWKERRGLSLYSLLNDLFKQRRSLYNGLLFSQHPCEEMEVGDEVLIKILENLNYPFSPYHFNEIGVEILGSIYEKFLGKTIHLAPKNVVIKEKPEVRKAGGVYYTPQYIVKYIVENTIGKMLYEEPEKPSEGISAHSQEPSEGNKRLKLSPKQVSKLKIIDIACGSGSFLLGAFQKLIDYSIEWYTAHPEDIKTENNVPDAYKDTDGNYHLSPRKKRDILVNNIYGVDIDRQAVEVTQMSLYLKVLEGENAETLNPQMTLALKEVYLPSLAKNIKCGNSLIGTDFTSQGEMFDDEARRKVNPFDWEMEFPEILGGGGKPSEGSPSETKKPSEGSHGFDVVIGNPPYVRPHNIEEYAKEYYWLHYKTFVKKSDLYCCFLQKAIYILKNRGMLGYIISDGWMRLDSFEVLRNHLLNSCIVSELTELPDKVFEDATVKTGIVLLEKNKLKQERSSNEILIIRFDEDKKVFERERGIEQELFENTYKNVFDTSLSPQVQRFKNRISVASTPLGNLVDIRFGLKTADDEMFIGTKKASSKHKPLLRGDNVSRYGFQFCGEYVWYVPEKMREHRNTARPGEPTRFEQPKILVKDTSSRLGATLDVESYYVKDVLLVTKKSSVEISLQYILGLINSKMMKYYYESTFPTLHVQNEELASLPIHTIDFAQSVEKKMHDDLVSLVEKMLEFNKQLQKAHFDSEKEPIERQIAATDKKIDDIVYELYGLTEEEIKIVEGKTS; encoded by the coding sequence ATGGCGATAGACAGAATTGCTGCGCGGCAACAGATAGAAAAATTAGTTCAATTCTTCGAATCCAATATTTACCAATTCAAATCTTCTACATTCAACGAAACTCAAGCACGCGGGCAGTTGATTGATCCTTTCTTTGAGGCGCTTGGCTGGGATGTGCATAATCGCTTAATGCTGCCGCTGTTTCGTCAAGAGGTGATGCCTGAATCGCGGGTGAAGACGAATGTTGGCAAAGAAGTGAGGGAACAGGAACCGCTCTTTCCGAAAAAAGAAACCCTCGGCAAGGAATATAAAGAGTACACTTCCATTCTGGATTACATTGCAGAGGACGAATATAAAGCGAGTTCCAAAGAAGCAGTTAAAAAACCTGATTACAGATTTCGCATTGGCGGGCAAACAAAATTCTTTGTTGAAGCAAAGAAACCCTCCGTCGATCTTGTGAAAAGTCAGGGAGCGATCTTTCAAGTAAAACGGTACGGATTTTCCGGGCGCGTGCCGCTTGCCATTCTTACAGACTTTGATGAGTTCCGCACATTCGATTGCACCCAGCGCCCTTTATTTGAAAAACCGAAATTAGGCGTTATACACGATTTTGATTTAACATATAAACAGTACCTGGATCGATTCGATCTTCTTTACGATACGTTCTCGCGCGAAGCTGTAGCGGGAGGTTCGCTTGAAGCGCTGACAAAGAAAATGATGCTCAAGCGCACAGGTGATTTTGCGCTCGACCGTGAATTTTTGGAAGACCTATCCAAGTGGCGCGAAGAGTTGGCACGGGATATTGCAAAGCATCCGAAGAACCGCCGGCTCCTGAACGATTACACACTCAATGAAGCCGTACAGCGCATCCTCGACCGTATCGTGTTCATCCGTGTATGTGAAGACAGAGAAATCGAAGTTGAGAATACTTTGCTTGCCATCTTGCGAATGTGGAAAGAACGCCGCGGGTTATCGTTGTATTCGTTGTTGAATGATTTGTTCAAACAGCGGCGGTCGTTGTATAACGGTTTACTCTTCAGCCAGCATCCATGCGAAGAGATGGAGGTTGGCGACGAGGTATTGATAAAAATTCTGGAGAATCTGAATTATCCGTTTTCGCCGTATCACTTCAATGAGATCGGCGTCGAGATACTTGGAAGTATTTATGAAAAATTCCTCGGCAAGACAATTCATCTCGCACCGAAGAATGTCGTCATAAAAGAGAAGCCGGAAGTTCGAAAGGCAGGCGGAGTCTATTACACGCCGCAGTATATTGTTAAGTACATCGTGGAGAATACAATAGGGAAAATGTTATATGAGGAACCAGAGAAACCTTCCGAAGGTATCTCTGCTCATTCTCAGGAACCTTCGGAAGGTAACAAAAGGCTCAAGCTCTCGCCAAAACAAGTTTCAAAATTAAAGATCATCGACATTGCTTGCGGAAGCGGTTCGTTCCTGCTTGGCGCATTTCAGAAACTGATCGATTATTCCATAGAATGGTACACCGCGCATCCTGAAGATATTAAAACGGAAAACAATGTGCCGGATGCATATAAAGACACAGACGGCAATTACCATCTTTCGCCGCGTAAGAAGCGGGATATTTTAGTGAACAATATTTATGGCGTTGATATCGACCGACAGGCGGTGGAAGTAACGCAGATGTCGCTGTATTTAAAAGTGTTAGAAGGAGAAAATGCCGAAACGCTCAATCCACAAATGACACTTGCGCTGAAGGAAGTATATCTGCCTTCGCTTGCAAAGAATATCAAATGCGGCAACTCGCTGATTGGGACAGATTTTACTTCGCAGGGAGAAATGTTCGACGATGAAGCTCGACGTAAAGTAAATCCGTTTGATTGGGAAATGGAATTTCCGGAAATTCTTGGCGGCGGCGGGAAACCTTCTGAAGGTTCACCAAGCGAAACAAAGAAACCTTCGGAAGGATCACACGGCTTCGATGTCGTGATTGGGAATCCGCCGTATGTAAGACCACATAACATAGAAGAATATGCAAAGGAATACTATTGGTTACATTACAAGACTTTTGTAAAGAAATCAGATTTATACTGTTGCTTTCTTCAAAAAGCAATATACATCCTAAAAAACAGAGGGATGTTAGGATATATCATTTCAGATGGTTGGATGAGGCTTGATAGTTTTGAAGTATTAAGAAATCATCTCTTAAATAGTTGTATCGTGTCAGAACTTACCGAGTTGCCTGATAAAGTTTTTGAAGATGCAACTGTGAAAACTGGTATAGTCTTGCTTGAGAAGAACAAATTAAAACAAGAGAGATCTTCTAATGAAATATTAATTATTCGATTTGATGAAGATAAAAAAGTTTTTGAGAGAGAAAGAGGAATTGAACAAGAACTCTTCGAAAATACCTATAAAAATGTTTTTGATACATCTCTTAGTCCCCAAGTTCAAAGATTTAAGAATCGTATTTCTGTTGCTTCTACTCCATTGGGGAATTTAGTCGACATCAGATTCGGGCTAAAGACAGCTGATGATGAAATGTTTATTGGGACAAAAAAGGCGTCATCAAAACATAAACCTCTTTTAAGAGGCGACAATGTAAGTCGATATGGTTTTCAGTTTTGTGGTGAATATGTTTGGTATGTGCCAGAAAAGATGAGAGAACATAGGAACACGGCAAGACCAGGAGAGCCTACACGATTCGAACAGCCTAAGATTTTAGTGAAAGACACGTCTAGCCGATTAGGTGCTACGTTGGATGTAGAAAGCTACTATGTTAAGGACGTACTTTTAGTAACGAAAAAGTCTTCTGTAGAAATTAGTCTCCAATATATACTTGGCTTGATTAATTCTAAAATGATGAAATACTACTATGAAAGTACTTTTCCTACGTTGCACGTCCAAAATGAGGAGCTTGCAAGTCTTCCCATTCACACAATTGATTTTGCGCAATCTGTCGAAAAGAAAATGCACGACGATCTCGTGTCGCTCGTGGAAAAAATGTTGGAGTTCAACAAGCAATTGCAAAAAGCTCATTTTGACAGCGAGAAGGAACCCATCGAGCGCCAAATCGCCGCTACAGATAAAAAGATTGATGACATTGTTTATGAGTTGTACGGATTGACAGAAGAAGAGATAAAGATTGTGGAAGGCAAAACATCGTAG